A genomic window from Pantoea phytobeneficialis includes:
- a CDS encoding heavy metal sensor histidine kinase — MKRASLTFRLSLLLAAFSFVASAVMGSALYYALRHQLSLRDDAALVSRIDQISTLLKNLDARQLIREKPHLFANMLGNTESLLVIRYVDGATLLEVNPMQRAIPVATPVAAGQKLSLEAVHHADSADGTPMIYMAAISPSTNNLPPLEILTARVLSDRTHILAEYRNNILFFASLMAVISVVLAVIFARRGVSPLRRLADRTAQIGTRTLSFRLNKNDVPTELDTLIDQTNAMLERMERGFQQLKQVSADMAHDLRTPITTLLGQTEVGLSATRDNAYYQRLLGSNFEELQRMSRMIDNMLFLAQAEQPDQVIQCSDIDISAEMARICAYFEDLAADRDVTLRTHGSGKVFADAMLLRRALANLLSNAVRFARAGSKIDLIAEALSDGMSIQVINHGETIAPLHQERIFDRFYRADPSRNNSAHSSGLGLSIVNSIMQLHQGRCWVESRDGITCFGLMFPDAKRLNNV, encoded by the coding sequence ATGAAGCGCGCCTCGCTCACGTTTCGCCTGTCGCTGTTGTTGGCCGCTTTTTCTTTCGTGGCATCGGCGGTGATGGGCAGTGCGCTTTACTATGCACTCCGACATCAGCTCTCCCTGCGCGATGACGCGGCGCTGGTGTCCCGCATTGACCAAATCAGCACCTTGTTGAAAAATCTCGACGCGCGCCAGTTGATCCGCGAAAAACCGCATCTGTTTGCCAATATGCTGGGCAACACCGAGTCGCTACTGGTAATCCGCTATGTTGACGGTGCAACGTTGTTGGAAGTGAATCCAATGCAGCGCGCAATTCCTGTCGCTACCCCTGTTGCCGCCGGTCAAAAACTCTCACTGGAGGCGGTGCATCATGCAGACAGTGCAGATGGGACACCGATGATTTACATGGCCGCCATCAGCCCCTCGACGAATAATTTGCCACCACTGGAGATTCTGACAGCACGGGTGTTAAGCGACAGAACCCATATTCTTGCCGAGTATCGTAATAATATTTTATTTTTCGCATCGTTGATGGCGGTGATATCCGTGGTGCTCGCGGTTATTTTTGCCCGTCGTGGGGTTTCGCCGCTGCGCAGGTTAGCAGATCGTACGGCGCAGATTGGCACCAGGACCCTCTCCTTCCGGCTGAATAAGAACGATGTCCCGACTGAACTGGATACGTTAATTGACCAGACGAATGCCATGCTGGAACGTATGGAACGGGGATTTCAGCAATTGAAGCAGGTGAGTGCCGATATGGCACATGACTTGCGAACGCCCATTACTACTCTGCTGGGGCAGACGGAAGTCGGGCTGAGTGCTACTCGGGATAACGCTTATTATCAGCGACTGCTGGGGTCGAACTTTGAGGAGTTACAGCGCATGTCACGGATGATCGACAACATGCTGTTTCTGGCGCAGGCGGAACAACCTGACCAGGTCATCCAGTGTAGCGATATCGATATCAGTGCAGAGATGGCGCGGATTTGCGCCTATTTCGAAGATCTGGCCGCCGACCGGGATGTGACCCTCCGGACGCACGGCAGCGGTAAGGTATTTGCCGATGCCATGCTGTTGCGTAGAGCGCTGGCAAACCTGCTGTCAAACGCCGTGCGTTTCGCTCGCGCAGGAAGCAAAATTGATCTGATTGCTGAAGCTCTGTCTGATGGGATGAGTATCCAGGTGATTAACCACGGTGAGACGATCGCCCCCTTACACCAGGAGCGGATCTTTGATCGTTTTTATCGGGCTGACCCTTCCCGTAACAACTCGGCGCATTCCAGCGGGCTGGGACTGTCAATCGTCAACTCAATCATGCAGTTGCACCAGGGACGCTGCTGGGTTGAAAGCCGGGATGGTATCACCTGTTTTGGTCTGATGTTCCCCGACGCAAAACGCCTGAACAACGTATAA
- a CDS encoding heavy metal response regulator transcription factor, whose translation MKILIIEDEAKTAAYLVNGLNEAGYTADWAANGIDGLHLAREEVYDLILLDVMLPEMSGWTVMERLRAHNQTPVLFLSARGTLEDRLRGLGLGADEYLVKPFSFAELLARIRIILRRGQPIAEAEEVLSLGDLMLDVAKFRCERAGKRITLTNKEFKLLLCLLQHPGQVLSRTFLASRVWDMNFDSDTNVVDVAIRRLRQKVDDPFPVRLIHTVHGVGYRCEVEA comes from the coding sequence TTGAAAATCCTCATTATCGAAGACGAAGCAAAAACGGCAGCTTACCTGGTGAATGGCCTCAATGAAGCGGGTTACACCGCTGACTGGGCGGCGAACGGTATTGATGGTCTTCACCTGGCGCGGGAAGAAGTTTATGACCTGATTCTGCTGGATGTCATGCTGCCGGAGATGTCCGGCTGGACGGTAATGGAGCGTCTGCGCGCCCACAATCAAACGCCGGTGCTGTTTCTCAGCGCACGCGGTACGCTGGAAGATCGTCTGCGTGGGTTAGGACTGGGGGCCGACGAATATCTGGTTAAGCCATTCTCTTTTGCTGAACTGCTGGCGAGGATTCGCATCATTTTACGGCGAGGTCAACCGATAGCGGAAGCGGAAGAAGTCCTGTCGCTGGGGGATTTGATGTTGGATGTGGCGAAATTTCGCTGTGAGCGTGCAGGTAAGCGTATCACGCTGACCAATAAAGAGTTCAAGCTGCTGCTGTGTTTATTGCAACACCCCGGTCAGGTGCTCTCGCGCACATTCCTCGCTTCCCGCGTCTGGGATATGAACTTTGACAGCGATACCAATGTGGTGGATGTCGCCATCCGCAGATTACGACAAAAAGTTGACGATCCTTTCCCGGTACGGTTGATCCATACCGTGCATGGTGTTGGCTACCGTTGCGAGGTCGAGGCATGA
- a CDS encoding alpha/beta fold hydrolase — protein sequence MKLRHLSAIASLVMAACSATAHADSTTAPQEVKNIVLVHGLFADGSSWGKVIPLLQAKGLHVTAVQNPTTSLDNDVAAVKRALAQQNGPVILVAHSYGGMVISQAGDEPEVKGLVYIAARAPEAGEDYPALTKKYPAAPASAGLKWNNGGYGMLTESAFIHDFAGDLPTKEALSYYAVQQPIGKAITQAKTTMAAWHDKPTWYAVSTEDRTINPDLERFMAKRMHAQTIELKSSHVSLISQPVAVANLIMKAAHVPGY from the coding sequence ATGAAATTACGTCATCTCTCCGCCATCGCATCGCTGGTCATGGCGGCTTGTAGCGCCACTGCTCACGCGGATAGCACCACGGCACCACAGGAAGTGAAGAACATCGTTCTGGTCCACGGCCTGTTTGCCGATGGTTCCAGTTGGGGCAAAGTGATCCCCCTATTGCAGGCGAAAGGTTTGCACGTTACGGCGGTGCAAAATCCGACAACCTCGCTGGATAATGATGTTGCCGCCGTCAAACGCGCGCTGGCACAGCAGAACGGCCCGGTTATTCTGGTGGCGCATTCTTACGGCGGCATGGTGATCAGCCAGGCGGGTGATGAGCCGGAAGTCAAAGGCCTGGTTTATATTGCCGCCCGCGCCCCTGAAGCCGGTGAAGATTACCCGGCGCTGACCAAAAAATACCCGGCGGCACCGGCCTCGGCGGGCCTGAAGTGGAATAATGGCGGTTATGGTATGTTAACCGAATCAGCTTTCATTCATGATTTTGCCGGGGACCTGCCGACAAAAGAAGCCCTGTCATACTACGCAGTACAGCAGCCGATCGGTAAAGCCATCACCCAGGCAAAAACCACGATGGCGGCCTGGCATGACAAACCAACCTGGTATGCGGTATCAACCGAAGACCGCACCATCAACCCGGATTTAGAACGCTTTATGGCGAAGCGTATGCACGCACAAACTATCGAACTCAAGTCCAGCCATGTATCGTTGATTTCACAGCCTGTCGCGGTGGCCAACCTGATTATGAAAGCCGCTCACGTCCCAGGCTACTAA
- a CDS encoding patatin-like phospholipase family protein: MNQTLKVGLALSGGGAIGAYQVGVVNALAESGTQVDVIAGASIGALNGAILASSPSLDAGAARLREIWQHLGGNNVLQLNKSIYLRFITQFGLSMGLTPVLGKMGWLVSNLMAQLGVSRLSTLQQDESLLSDQPLMDLMNRFLAPDELASGIPLHVSLYPTDGGIADILRCLLAEVGVSETNASEFQLVQALPTALQKEALLASAALPLLFKPREINGKRYSDGGMGGWSTVQGNTPVTPLVAAGCNCIIVTHLSDSSLWDRHSFPDTTILEIRPRTTLRRNQGALGGAKDLLGFSAENIQSWREQGYLNTIAALERIKAPMQARQQLKASHTRWDESTSHDSESQVRLQDALARIKPSGR, encoded by the coding sequence ATGAATCAGACACTTAAGGTAGGACTTGCCCTCTCTGGCGGTGGTGCCATTGGTGCGTATCAGGTCGGCGTAGTCAACGCCCTTGCTGAATCCGGTACCCAGGTGGATGTGATTGCCGGTGCCAGTATTGGTGCGCTGAATGGCGCGATTCTCGCCTCGTCGCCTTCGCTGGATGCCGGTGCCGCGCGCCTGCGGGAGATATGGCAACACTTAGGCGGCAACAACGTTCTGCAACTGAATAAATCGATCTATCTGCGCTTTATCACCCAGTTTGGTCTGTCGATGGGGCTGACTCCGGTGTTAGGCAAAATGGGTTGGTTGGTCAGCAATTTGATGGCACAACTGGGCGTCTCCAGGCTGAGCACTCTCCAGCAGGATGAATCCTTATTGTCGGATCAGCCGCTGATGGACTTGATGAACCGGTTTCTGGCACCCGACGAGTTAGCGAGCGGCATTCCGTTGCATGTTTCTCTGTATCCAACGGACGGGGGTATTGCCGATATCCTGCGCTGTTTACTGGCTGAGGTTGGGGTAAGTGAAACTAATGCCTCAGAATTTCAACTCGTGCAGGCGCTGCCAACAGCGCTGCAAAAGGAGGCGCTGTTGGCTTCGGCTGCTCTGCCGTTGTTGTTCAAACCACGCGAGATTAACGGCAAGCGTTACAGTGATGGCGGGATGGGCGGGTGGAGCACCGTACAGGGCAACACCCCGGTCACGCCGCTGGTTGCAGCCGGTTGTAACTGCATAATCGTTACCCATCTGAGTGACAGTTCATTATGGGATCGCCACTCATTTCCTGACACCACGATCCTCGAAATCAGGCCGCGAACCACGTTACGCCGTAATCAAGGGGCGCTGGGTGGCGCGAAAGACCTGCTGGGCTTTAGCGCAGAGAATATCCAGTCGTGGAGAGAGCAGGGTTATCTGAACACGATCGCTGCACTGGAGCGCATTAAGGCTCCCATGCAGGCGCGCCAGCAGTTAAAGGCATCACATACGCGTTGGGATGAAAGCACCTCACACGATAGCGAAAGCCAGGTTCGGTTACAGGATGCACTGGCGCGGATAAAACCATCGGGACGGTGA
- a CDS encoding diguanylate cyclase regulator RdcB family protein: MMSLFKQCFPEMQACQVLESIPEKFIVDFANGLDVVDDHLRHQQNRPFFQRLKEGISGQSAARQQAINAAVHDGLQASLTWLTELTLSQAKTNFAVSQVNDRVNALMQDTANIAHYSADTRELLLELSDKVHLWMANNDEQLKRIDSVQRGQLHLDRVLSQWSAGRYAAIPIASRCYVALEELRWGAFGEVIRDGEVQQSQQLIETLKNRVLTQMAQDYGRNGHARHDIRNWLSWQQDTLQTPDWPETLSWLADWSTDVRQPMCRAVTQPGAALPLRIPRICSAERIAATLVDEVFSKEHA; the protein is encoded by the coding sequence CTGATGTCGCTATTTAAACAATGTTTTCCCGAGATGCAGGCATGCCAGGTACTGGAGAGTATTCCGGAAAAGTTTATCGTGGATTTCGCCAACGGTCTTGATGTGGTTGATGATCATCTGCGCCATCAGCAAAACCGTCCCTTTTTCCAGCGGCTTAAAGAGGGGATAAGTGGTCAGTCTGCGGCACGCCAGCAGGCGATCAATGCCGCTGTGCATGACGGATTGCAGGCTTCGCTCACCTGGTTGACCGAATTGACGCTTTCTCAGGCTAAAACCAATTTCGCCGTGTCGCAGGTGAACGATCGGGTTAATGCCCTGATGCAGGACACGGCCAACATCGCCCATTATTCTGCGGATACGCGCGAGTTACTGCTCGAACTGTCCGACAAAGTCCATCTGTGGATGGCAAACAACGATGAACAGCTGAAGCGTATCGACAGCGTTCAGCGCGGTCAGTTGCATCTTGATCGCGTCCTTTCTCAGTGGAGCGCAGGCCGTTATGCCGCCATTCCCATCGCCAGTCGTTGCTACGTGGCGCTGGAGGAGTTGCGTTGGGGAGCATTCGGCGAGGTGATTCGCGACGGTGAGGTGCAACAAAGTCAGCAATTGATCGAAACGCTAAAAAATCGTGTGCTGACGCAGATGGCGCAGGATTATGGCCGTAATGGCCACGCACGCCATGACATCCGTAACTGGTTGAGCTGGCAGCAGGATACGCTGCAAACCCCTGACTGGCCGGAAACCCTCAGTTGGCTGGCTGACTGGAGTACCGATGTGCGTCAGCCGATGTGCCGGGCAGTGACGCAACCCGGAGCCGCATTGCCGCTGCGCATCCCACGCATTTGTTCAGCAGAACGTATTGCCGCTACCCTGGTCGATGAAGTCTTTAGCAAGGAGCACGCATGA
- a CDS encoding dynamin family protein, whose protein sequence is MHETTIALLCDEASRLLQLNIDLLHKMTDEPQMLPETKQGDLEQLFDRQQAAKKREELAGEQQKIAQREMVLAIVGTMKAGKSTTINAIVGKEILPNRNTPMTSVPTLIRHVPGKITPDLTVRNTEVLRSLLAELKEKTAGDKARKGLFGLMKDDEKSRLLNVIRDQHWLQDNYQGEEAIFSFLNHLNDLVRLSGELNVTFPFDAFNEFHELPLIEVEFSHLTGMDDSQGTLTLLDTPGPNEAGQPHIQAMMREQLQKASAVLAVLDYTQLNSLADQEVRNELNAFTATAAGRLFVLVNKFDQQDRHSDDEATVKRRVPLMFDDHVVSAERVYPGSARHAYLANRARSTLNRGGSLSASEEWVADFAQLAYGRRWKEKLADRAQTLSLAEDIWQESLLEQLITEVVQAAHNKAAALAVDSAVARLVQNAQEVSAYLAVRHQGLNADVEALQQQIDALLTDSAAITSHQQVIAEEVTASQHRIEQQTVELLDDVQQQLADEIACYFREGKLRDERDPRQQRTASPTESFMHFFAQGHADGRDFDPRQPMVKFSSRKQAEDFITNVENAMKTLLTPIEEEVKTRLNAIVSGIEQSFQGNAMSAVAGIAQQINTRLGEEGFSMTIAFPEVAHLQANLAVQTRIAHLLEAKKFRESRRRRADGVWGTVCGWFDSSDWGWEEFSVDVVQAEVDVRKIREEITTHTDQYFAELESHIEAQIINPIINEINQFFEQFRSKVEQLRNTLIQSTEDQRADQQQRLQLTRCLQELQQLTPELMRDAKALKDELGMVF, encoded by the coding sequence ATGCACGAAACCACCATCGCTCTGCTTTGTGATGAAGCCAGTCGCTTGTTGCAACTGAATATTGATCTGTTGCACAAGATGACCGATGAACCTCAAATGCTGCCAGAGACAAAACAGGGTGACCTGGAACAGTTATTTGATCGCCAGCAAGCGGCGAAGAAGAGAGAAGAACTGGCCGGGGAACAACAAAAAATCGCCCAAAGAGAGATGGTGTTGGCGATTGTCGGCACCATGAAAGCCGGTAAATCCACCACCATTAACGCGATTGTTGGCAAAGAAATTCTGCCTAACCGTAATACGCCAATGACGTCCGTACCGACCCTGATCCGTCATGTGCCAGGTAAGATTACCCCGGATTTAACCGTGCGTAACACTGAGGTGCTGCGGTCGCTGCTGGCTGAGTTAAAGGAAAAAACCGCTGGTGATAAAGCGAGAAAAGGCCTATTCGGCCTGATGAAAGATGACGAGAAGAGCAGGCTGCTCAATGTTATCCGCGATCAGCACTGGCTACAGGACAATTATCAAGGGGAAGAGGCCATCTTTTCCTTCCTGAACCATCTGAATGATCTGGTGCGTTTGTCCGGTGAGCTGAACGTGACTTTTCCTTTTGACGCGTTTAATGAATTCCACGAATTACCGCTGATTGAGGTGGAATTTAGCCATTTAACAGGTATGGATGACAGCCAGGGCACCCTCACCCTGCTGGATACCCCAGGCCCTAATGAGGCGGGTCAACCGCATATCCAGGCGATGATGCGCGAGCAGTTGCAAAAGGCTTCAGCGGTGCTGGCGGTGCTGGATTACACACAATTAAATTCGCTGGCCGACCAGGAAGTACGCAACGAGTTGAATGCGTTCACCGCCACCGCGGCGGGACGTCTTTTTGTGTTGGTGAATAAGTTTGATCAGCAAGACCGCCACAGCGATGATGAAGCAACGGTGAAACGCCGGGTGCCGTTGATGTTTGATGATCATGTGGTGAGCGCTGAACGGGTTTATCCGGGGTCGGCGCGTCATGCTTACCTGGCAAACCGTGCCAGAAGTACACTCAACCGTGGCGGCTCACTCTCGGCCAGTGAAGAGTGGGTGGCCGATTTTGCCCAACTGGCTTACGGACGTCGCTGGAAGGAAAAACTCGCTGACCGGGCGCAAACGTTGAGCCTTGCTGAAGACATCTGGCAGGAATCTTTGTTGGAACAATTGATTACCGAAGTGGTTCAGGCAGCACATAACAAAGCTGCCGCGCTGGCCGTCGATTCTGCGGTGGCCAGGCTGGTGCAAAATGCGCAAGAGGTCAGCGCTTATCTCGCGGTTCGTCATCAGGGACTCAACGCTGACGTGGAAGCGTTGCAGCAGCAAATTGATGCGTTGCTCACCGACAGCGCGGCAATCACTTCGCACCAGCAAGTTATCGCTGAGGAGGTGACGGCCTCCCAACATCGTATTGAACAACAAACGGTTGAGTTGCTCGATGACGTGCAGCAGCAACTGGCGGATGAGATTGCCTGTTACTTTCGTGAAGGTAAGTTACGGGACGAACGCGATCCCCGACAGCAACGTACTGCCTCGCCAACCGAATCGTTTATGCACTTTTTTGCGCAGGGTCATGCCGATGGCAGAGACTTTGATCCCCGCCAGCCGATGGTTAAATTCAGTAGCCGCAAACAAGCTGAAGATTTTATTACCAACGTCGAAAACGCGATGAAGACGTTACTCACCCCGATTGAAGAAGAGGTAAAAACCCGGCTGAACGCCATTGTTTCCGGCATTGAGCAGAGTTTCCAGGGTAACGCCATGTCTGCCGTGGCAGGCATCGCGCAGCAAATCAATACGCGCCTTGGCGAGGAGGGTTTCTCGATGACGATCGCGTTCCCCGAGGTTGCCCATTTACAAGCCAATCTGGCGGTGCAAACGCGCATCGCTCATCTGCTGGAAGCCAAAAAATTCCGTGAATCCCGTCGTCGTCGTGCTGATGGGGTATGGGGTACCGTGTGTGGCTGGTTTGATTCCAGTGACTGGGGCTGGGAGGAATTCAGCGTTGATGTGGTGCAAGCCGAGGTGGATGTCAGAAAAATAAGGGAAGAGATCACCACGCATACCGATCAGTATTTTGCGGAGTTGGAAAGCCACATCGAGGCGCAAATCATCAATCCGATCATCAACGAAATCAACCAGTTCTTTGAGCAATTCAGAAGCAAGGTGGAGCAACTACGCAATACGCTGATCCAAAGCACTGAGGATCAACGTGCTGATCAGCAACAACGGCTGCAACTGACCCGCTGCTTGCAGGAGCTGCAACAACTGACGCCGGAGTTAATGCGTGACGCGAAAGCGTTAAAAGACGAACTGGGGATGGTTTTCTGA
- a CDS encoding helicase-related protein: MNNSFAGWPVVAQSLRAVVKNDVALNAGQKATLLAIAARIEQHGVILADEVGMGKTRIATTLAQCVMAAGGRVAILIPGGLAANWRAELQVSGITPGAPLLSLRQYKAAWHAEAASRPWFEEPCLMISHAMANWRLGRNSLEWRWGWLPAVVHRWRDKTDCPQLSTPELSQAARLICQAIRRLPAAHPARKRINQLVKEVGNQRRYSEQNYAVGSPQRRQLATSVGLGLGTFELIIVDEAHKSRGSDSSLNRLLEEVIQPAHDARRLAISATPIELDSHQWQQMLSRIEVNATPLLPVIGEYQSAVAEIRHDYADSRVQQRYRQAAAAFEQVLAPYLLRRDKREDELVQKFHQHAGQAYRREQEIVVDTFTLPMNWKQAVCAAEALSFVSRLHENSSAKRVRLTFGNGHGISSLLNHPQEDEDEKEPAVVLDDKRQQRAAWWQQRLSAAMQADAGGSLFNHPAILATVKAVEAVWDSGEKVLVFGRFTQPMSALTKLLNARAMLRTLAAGKEYWPQEKVHADEWLAIQHAWRQLYHGEANKREIDDQLGKQYKKLEQQRRSLRSHLLSLLKQGIAAGNDLSLQAVFTVFEQSVALERQTNDLTNVANALYALTGSAEERRSPSHLAEAFGELVNAARNRDHIEPVDEDEDESQLAEQRWQRVLEILQEEFSRRESGFARLMDGKTSTATRNLLNLAFNRQHSRPGVLVAQSRVAREGLNLHLACRTVIMLHLEWNPGVAEQQIGRVDRLNSLWHKLLDEALAAGKRGAALPTINFSPVIFKGTYDEHHWQVLRQRWDNLRAQLHGNPFPVSALQGDATGREVMQSMLDAAPNFSPLRKVNVYKG; the protein is encoded by the coding sequence ATGAATAACAGTTTCGCCGGTTGGCCGGTGGTGGCGCAATCACTGCGCGCGGTGGTGAAGAACGACGTCGCGTTAAATGCCGGGCAGAAAGCGACGTTGTTGGCGATAGCCGCAAGAATTGAGCAGCACGGCGTGATTCTGGCCGATGAAGTGGGTATGGGCAAAACTCGCATTGCCACCACGCTGGCCCAATGCGTTATGGCTGCGGGAGGCCGGGTGGCGATACTGATCCCCGGTGGGTTGGCGGCCAACTGGCGTGCTGAGTTGCAGGTCTCGGGCATTACGCCGGGTGCGCCTTTGTTAAGCCTGCGGCAATACAAAGCGGCCTGGCACGCGGAGGCGGCCTCACGCCCCTGGTTTGAAGAACCCTGCCTGATGATCTCTCATGCGATGGCCAACTGGCGTCTGGGCAGGAACAGCCTTGAATGGCGCTGGGGATGGCTTCCGGCGGTGGTTCACCGCTGGCGGGACAAAACCGATTGTCCCCAGTTATCCACCCCTGAACTCAGCCAGGCGGCGCGACTGATTTGCCAGGCGATCCGCCGCCTGCCCGCAGCACATCCCGCCCGCAAGCGAATCAATCAGCTGGTCAAAGAGGTGGGTAATCAGCGCCGATATTCCGAGCAAAACTATGCGGTCGGTTCGCCACAACGTCGCCAGCTTGCGACCAGTGTCGGATTGGGGCTGGGGACCTTTGAGTTAATCATTGTCGATGAAGCTCACAAAAGTCGGGGATCAGACAGCAGCCTCAACCGTTTGTTGGAAGAGGTGATTCAACCGGCTCACGACGCCCGCCGTCTGGCGATCAGTGCCACGCCGATTGAGCTGGACAGCCATCAATGGCAGCAGATGCTGAGCCGCATTGAGGTTAACGCGACACCCCTGCTGCCAGTGATTGGTGAGTATCAATCCGCGGTGGCAGAGATTCGCCATGACTATGCCGACAGTCGGGTACAGCAACGCTATCGTCAGGCCGCTGCCGCTTTCGAGCAGGTGCTTGCCCCTTATCTGCTGCGGCGTGACAAGCGTGAAGACGAGCTGGTGCAAAAATTCCATCAACATGCCGGACAGGCTTACCGGCGTGAACAGGAAATCGTGGTGGATACCTTCACCCTGCCGATGAACTGGAAACAGGCCGTCTGTGCCGCAGAAGCGCTCTCCTTTGTCAGTCGATTACATGAAAACAGCAGCGCCAAACGGGTACGGCTGACCTTCGGCAACGGTCATGGCATCTCCTCTCTGCTTAATCATCCTCAGGAAGACGAAGATGAGAAGGAACCCGCCGTTGTGCTGGACGACAAACGCCAGCAACGCGCGGCGTGGTGGCAGCAGCGGCTGAGTGCCGCCATGCAGGCGGATGCAGGCGGTTCATTGTTTAACCACCCTGCGATTCTGGCGACCGTAAAAGCCGTCGAAGCGGTCTGGGACAGTGGGGAAAAGGTGCTGGTGTTTGGTCGTTTTACCCAGCCGATGTCTGCCTTAACGAAGTTACTGAATGCGCGTGCCATGTTACGCACGCTGGCGGCGGGTAAAGAATACTGGCCACAGGAAAAAGTGCATGCCGATGAATGGCTTGCCATCCAACATGCCTGGCGTCAGTTGTATCACGGCGAAGCAAACAAGCGTGAAATCGACGACCAACTGGGTAAACAGTACAAAAAACTCGAACAGCAGCGACGTTCGTTGCGCAGTCATCTCCTTTCCCTGTTGAAACAAGGCATTGCTGCTGGCAACGACCTGAGCCTGCAAGCGGTATTCACGGTATTTGAGCAATCGGTGGCGCTTGAGCGGCAAACCAACGATTTGACCAACGTTGCCAATGCGCTCTACGCACTAACCGGTTCCGCAGAGGAGCGGCGTTCACCTTCACATCTTGCTGAAGCCTTTGGCGAGTTGGTGAACGCGGCACGCAACCGTGACCATATCGAGCCGGTTGACGAGGATGAAGATGAGAGCCAACTGGCGGAACAACGCTGGCAACGGGTGCTGGAGATTCTTCAGGAGGAGTTCAGCCGACGCGAAAGTGGCTTTGCCCGACTGATGGACGGCAAAACCTCAACGGCGACCCGTAATCTCCTCAACCTGGCCTTTAACCGCCAGCACAGTCGACCTGGTGTGCTGGTGGCTCAGTCGCGGGTCGCCAGGGAGGGACTGAACCTCCATTTGGCCTGCCGCACGGTGATTATGCTGCATCTGGAGTGGAATCCCGGTGTGGCAGAACAACAAATTGGCCGGGTCGATCGTTTAAATAGCCTGTGGCACAAACTGTTGGACGAGGCACTGGCCGCAGGTAAACGCGGGGCTGCGTTGCCGACGATTAATTTCTCCCCGGTTATTTTCAAAGGCACCTACGACGAACACCACTGGCAGGTTTTACGCCAGCGTTGGGACAATTTACGCGCCCAACTGCATGGCAATCCTTTTCCCGTCAGTGCACTACAGGGGGATGCCACTGGCCGGGAGGTTATGCAGTCAATGCTCGATGCCGCACCAAATTTTTCCCCGCTGCGCAAAGTTAACGTTTACAAGGGATAG
- a CDS encoding helix-turn-helix transcriptional regulator: MAKRPETIETTLLAIELLRRIPRGRKITARELHEQLSHAGIERDLRTIQRHLEMLCNHFDIECDLRNRPYGYRWLENSRGVSLPVLNPQESLLLAMAEAHLKPILPTRLIKSMTGFFTQAQRNLHASGQSRLEAEWPDKVRVVATSQPLLPPPIAEGVFEAVSEALYLNRWLKLTYRNAAGRESENKVMPLGLAQQGPRLYLVCRFDGYDNERSLALNRILAASVSTFSFERPAGFNLKKYDDDGRFGFGEGHQIYLTFEIDRAAGLHLLESPLSIDQTHREIPPDRLEISATVVDSAMLQWFLAAFGDAVSHVQRQPVTEGDAIR; encoded by the coding sequence GTGGCTAAAAGACCCGAGACAATAGAAACCACATTGCTGGCCATCGAGTTATTGCGACGCATTCCGCGCGGCCGAAAAATTACCGCCCGCGAACTGCATGAACAGTTAAGTCATGCAGGCATTGAGCGCGATCTGCGCACCATCCAGCGCCATCTGGAGATGCTGTGTAACCATTTTGATATTGAATGCGACTTACGCAATCGCCCCTATGGTTATCGCTGGTTAGAGAATTCTCGCGGCGTGTCGCTGCCGGTGTTAAACCCGCAGGAATCGCTGCTGTTGGCGATGGCGGAAGCGCACCTCAAACCCATTCTGCCGACCCGGTTGATCAAATCCATGACCGGTTTTTTTACCCAGGCGCAACGCAATCTGCATGCCAGTGGACAAAGTCGTCTCGAAGCGGAGTGGCCAGATAAGGTCCGCGTCGTGGCAACCAGTCAGCCACTGTTGCCACCCCCCATCGCGGAGGGGGTGTTTGAAGCCGTGAGCGAGGCGCTGTATCTCAATCGCTGGCTAAAACTGACCTACCGTAACGCAGCAGGTCGCGAGAGTGAAAACAAGGTCATGCCGCTGGGTCTGGCGCAGCAAGGGCCGCGTTTGTATCTGGTGTGCCGTTTTGACGGTTACGACAATGAACGCAGCCTGGCACTAAACCGCATTCTGGCGGCCAGCGTCAGCACCTTCAGCTTTGAGCGGCCGGCCGGGTTCAACCTGAAAAAATATGATGATGATGGCCGTTTTGGTTTTGGTGAGGGCCATCAGATCTACCTGACTTTTGAAATTGACCGGGCGGCCGGGCTGCATCTGCTTGAGTCCCCGCTGTCGATCGACCAGACCCATCGCGAAATCCCGCCCGACCGGCTGGAGATTTCCGCCACCGTGGTTGATAGCGCCATGTTGCAATGGTTTCTGGCGGCATTTGGTGATGCGGTAAGTCATGTACAACGCCAACCCGTGACAGAAGGCGATGCCATACGATGA